Proteins from one Mus pahari chromosome 10, PAHARI_EIJ_v1.1, whole genome shotgun sequence genomic window:
- the Mrpl4 gene encoding 39S ribosomal protein L4, mitochondrial has protein sequence MLRLFQAVSRAGLRPSGSRVITSLAEGARRPAEISEPRDSAGLLDPVLRKCELRIPVHRRPVQAWVESLRGFEQERIGLAELHPDVFATAPRLDIVHQVAIWQRNFRRISYAKTKTRAEVSGGGRKPWQQKGSGRARHGSIRSPIWRGGGVAHGPRGPTSYYYMLPMKVRALGLKVALTVKLMQDDLHIVDSLELPTADPQYLKELAQYRHWGSSVLLVDLTHEEMPKNVVEATSGLNNFNLIPAVGLNVYSMLKHQTLVLTLPSVAFLEDKLLWQDSRYTPLYPFRLPYSDFP, from the exons GCCGGGCTTCGACCCTCGGGCTCCCGG GTCATCACCTCTCTAGCGGAAGGCGCGAGGCGGCCGGCCGAGATTTCAGAGCCGCGAGATAGCGCCG GTCTCCTAGATCCCGTTTTGCGCAAGTGCGAGCTCCGGATCCCGGTGCACCGGCGCCCGGTGCAAGCCTGGGTCGAGTCTCTCCGAGGCTTTGAGCAGGAGCGCATCGGCCTGGCGGAGCTGCACCCCGACGTGTTTGCTACGGCGCCCCG gCTGGACATTGTGCACCAGGTTGCCATCTGGCAGAGGAACTTCAGGAGAATC AGCTATGCTAAGACCAAGACCAGGGCTGAGGTGAGTGGTGGTGGCCGCAAGCCCTGGCAACAGAAAGGCAGTGGCCGTGCCCGGCATGGCAGCATCCGTTCTCCCATATGGCGAGGAG GAGGTGTAGCTCATGGTCCCCGGGGCCCTACAAGTTACTACTACATGTTGCCCATGAAAGTGCGGGCACTGGGCCTCAAGGTGGCCTTGACTGTCAAGCTCATGCAG GATGATCTGCACATtgtggattccctggagctaccCACAGCAGACCCCCAGTACCTGAAAGAGTTGGCCCAATACCGCCACTGGGGGAGTTCCGTGCTCCTTGTAGACTT AACACATGAAGAGATGCCCAAGAATGTCGTGGAAGCCACTTCAGGGCTCAACAATTTCAACCTGATCCCTGCAGTTG GCCTGAATGTGTACAGCATGCTCAAGCACCAGACTCTGGTCCTCACCCTGCCTTCCGTCGCCTTCCTGGAGGACAAGCTACTCTGGCAGGACTCAAGATACACACCGCTCTACCCCTTCCGCTTGCCCTACAGTGACTTCCCCTAA